In Anaerolineales bacterium, one DNA window encodes the following:
- a CDS encoding IS3 family transposase — translation MRYKFIREHCQEYSVKRMCQVLGVTRSGYYAWQPEAVGPREVENRILVEQIRAEYKLSRETYGSPRIQAGLQRRGFACGRHRVARLMRREGIRPQKRRRWRPITTQRQPGVIPAPNYLNQDFSASAANQKWVSDFTYIDTAEGWLYLAVVLDLFSRKVVGWAMAAQMDATLVEAALDMALQGRQPQASLLHHSDQGSQYTSAAYQSSLADAHIQASMSRVGNCYDNAVAESFFATLKVECVTSQFATQAVARTTIFEYIEVWYNRQRLHSSLGYLSPVEFEQQSGL, via the coding sequence ATGAGATACAAATTCATTCGGGAGCATTGCCAGGAGTATAGCGTCAAGCGGATGTGCCAGGTATTGGGTGTGACGCGAAGTGGGTACTATGCCTGGCAGCCAGAAGCAGTCGGTCCGCGAGAGGTGGAGAATCGGATTCTGGTGGAGCAGATCCGGGCAGAATACAAACTGAGTCGCGAGACCTATGGCAGTCCGCGCATCCAGGCGGGTCTACAACGCAGAGGGTTCGCCTGTGGACGACATCGAGTCGCACGTTTGATGCGGAGAGAAGGAATTCGCCCTCAAAAACGAAGGCGCTGGCGTCCCATAACTACGCAGCGCCAGCCAGGTGTGATCCCAGCACCGAATTATCTGAACCAGGATTTTTCTGCCAGCGCGGCAAACCAGAAATGGGTGAGCGATTTCACCTACATTGATACCGCGGAAGGTTGGTTATATTTAGCAGTGGTTCTGGATTTGTTTTCACGAAAAGTAGTAGGCTGGGCGATGGCTGCACAAATGGATGCAACCCTTGTCGAGGCAGCCCTGGACATGGCTTTACAAGGACGACAACCGCAGGCAAGCCTGTTACATCATTCCGATCAAGGCAGTCAATATACCAGTGCCGCTTATCAAAGCAGTTTAGCAGATGCACATATTCAGGCGAGTATGAGCCGAGTTGGAAATTGTTATGACAATGCGGTGGCAGAAAGTTTCTTTGCTACCCTCAAGGTGGAGTGTGTGACCTCTCAATTTGCAACGCAAGCAGTAGCTCGAACAACGATTTTTGAATACATTGAGGTTTGGTACAATCGCCAACGCTTGCACTCTTCACTTGGCTACCTCAGCCCGGTTGAGTTTGAGCAACAATCTGGACTTTAA
- a CDS encoding transposase, whose amino-acid sequence MDEKKTRYRKYTEEFKLEALELLKSSGKSAGQIERDLGITPGLLVKWRDRYQVISQGTNPMHLEVSDFEAAKREIKRLQRRLAEVEEEREILKKTINIFSRENQ is encoded by the coding sequence ATGGACGAAAAGAAAACAAGGTATCGGAAGTACACCGAAGAGTTCAAATTAGAGGCTCTGGAACTTTTGAAGAGCAGCGGAAAGAGTGCCGGGCAAATTGAACGCGATTTGGGGATCACGCCCGGACTGCTGGTGAAATGGCGCGATCGATACCAAGTGATATCCCAAGGGACAAACCCAATGCACTTGGAAGTTAGTGACTTTGAAGCTGCCAAGCGTGAGATCAAACGCTTGCAACGACGGTTGGCAGAAGTGGAAGAAGAGCGCGAGATCCTAAAAAAAACAATCAACATTTTCTCCCGGGAAAACCAATGA